The Streptomyces sp. NBC_01268 genome window below encodes:
- a CDS encoding serine/threonine-protein kinase — MGSAPSADFFQPLRADDPAVVGGYRLAAVLGAGGMGKVYLSYTPGGRPIAIKVIRAEFSEDPEFRRRFRQEVQAAQRVQGLYTAPVIDSDTEAPQPWLATAYVPGPSLAHAVSLYGALPTRSVLLLIVGVAEALHVIHGAGIVHRDLKPANVLLASDGPRVIDFGIARAADSTALTNTGVSVGTPAFMAPEQASTGTVTSATDVFALGQIAAFAALGASAYGDGSSHAVLYRIVHEDPDLSGLPGELRPVVARCLSRDPADRPSLTEVIELCHEAADEPLRQGEHWLPQAVVGSITERLKLPAPAPTPAPTGAPQTPTEVSSPSPAPGTPAPSAAVSPYTPTGLAAAPTQAAPTQPAVGTPPAYPTPPPYAQPTQPQHSYPQPTHPQHSYAPGYRTPPAFHAPGFAPPQPPRRKRTGLIVAGSIVAAVIGLAVIGSLLPDGKDKTGDSKASGGGATGAGASPGSGQKQADPKPVSYQGIDVPQNHQLQLADSPPRPAEEPTGAGVLYGHADLYYYRDTLFGDEKVGSSNGKLVLLKNSEKGSLKTCREVTRFTEKLGLDQLTNGSQICVLSKAGHISLATYRGRSGEKDSTTYVKFDLTIWRNAEDVQQD; from the coding sequence ATGGGCAGTGCACCTTCGGCCGACTTCTTCCAACCGCTCAGGGCCGACGATCCGGCCGTCGTGGGCGGCTACCGCCTGGCGGCCGTCCTGGGGGCGGGCGGCATGGGCAAGGTGTACCTCTCGTACACGCCGGGCGGCCGGCCCATCGCCATCAAGGTGATCCGGGCCGAGTTCAGCGAGGACCCCGAGTTCCGGCGCCGCTTCCGGCAGGAGGTGCAAGCCGCGCAGCGGGTCCAGGGCCTCTACACGGCGCCGGTCATCGACTCGGACACGGAGGCCCCCCAGCCCTGGCTGGCCACGGCCTACGTGCCCGGCCCCTCGCTCGCCCACGCCGTGTCCCTGTATGGCGCACTGCCCACACGCAGCGTGCTGTTGCTGATCGTCGGTGTCGCCGAGGCCCTCCACGTGATCCACGGCGCGGGCATCGTCCACCGCGACCTGAAGCCCGCCAACGTCCTCCTCGCCTCCGACGGCCCGCGCGTCATCGACTTCGGCATCGCTCGGGCCGCCGACAGCACCGCCTTGACCAACACCGGCGTCAGCGTCGGTACTCCGGCCTTCATGGCGCCCGAACAGGCCTCGACCGGTACGGTCACGTCGGCCACCGACGTCTTCGCCCTCGGCCAGATCGCGGCCTTCGCCGCCCTCGGGGCCTCCGCGTACGGCGACGGGTCCTCGCACGCCGTGCTCTACCGGATCGTCCACGAGGACCCCGACCTCAGCGGGCTGCCCGGCGAACTGCGGCCCGTGGTGGCCCGCTGCCTCAGTCGTGACCCGGCCGACCGCCCCTCTCTGACCGAGGTCATCGAGCTCTGCCACGAGGCCGCGGACGAACCGCTGCGCCAGGGCGAGCACTGGCTGCCGCAGGCCGTGGTGGGTTCCATCACCGAGCGGCTCAAACTGCCCGCCCCCGCGCCCACCCCCGCGCCGACAGGTGCGCCTCAGACGCCGACCGAGGTCTCCTCACCGTCGCCGGCCCCGGGCACGCCTGCGCCGTCCGCCGCCGTGTCCCCGTACACGCCGACCGGCTTGGCCGCCGCGCCGACACAGGCCGCGCCGACGCAGCCCGCTGTGGGGACGCCGCCCGCCTATCCGACGCCGCCCCCGTACGCGCAGCCCACCCAGCCCCAGCACTCGTACCCGCAGCCCACCCACCCCCAGCACTCGTACGCGCCGGGCTACAGGACGCCGCCGGCCTTCCACGCCCCGGGATTCGCGCCGCCGCAGCCACCCCGTCGCAAGCGGACAGGGCTGATCGTCGCCGGATCCATCGTGGCCGCGGTGATCGGACTCGCGGTCATCGGCTCCCTGCTGCCGGACGGCAAGGACAAGACCGGCGACTCCAAGGCGTCCGGCGGTGGTGCGACGGGCGCCGGCGCTTCGCCGGGCTCGGGCCAGAAGCAAGCCGACCCGAAGCCGGTCTCTTACCAGGGGATCGACGTGCCGCAGAACCACCAGCTGCAGCTGGCCGACAGCCCGCCGCGCCCGGCCGAAGAGCCGACCGGCGCGGGCGTGCTGTACGGGCACGCGGACCTCTACTACTACCGGGACACCCTTTTCGGGGACGAGAAGGTGGGCTCCTCGAACGGGAAGCTGGTCCTGCTGAAGAACTCCGAGAAGGGCTCGCTCAAGACCTGCCGCGAGGTGACCCGATTCACCGAGAAGCTCGGTCTCGACCAGCTCACGAACGGATCGCAGATCTGTGTGCTGAGCAAGGCCGGCCACATCTCGTTGGCGACCTACCGGGGCAGGTCCGGCGAGAAGGATTCGACCACGTACGTCAAGTTCGACCTCACGATCTGGCGCAACGCCGAGGACGTGCAGCAGGACTAG
- a CDS encoding rod shape-determining protein produces the protein MGTTQKAVHGLALDIGSSRTRVWAPGAGVVADVPSGPVRRGRVTDATPHRHLLREVVDSAFGGLDDAVVMLCHPVLAGPAEREETRRMVAGLGAARVVSVNSARAAAAYAGPSGGGPLLVVDLGAELTEVTLLVDGMVQDARLAEVGLDDLAEAGGSADAVVRAAAEMVRELWWRDSTGAVRGALGRGVLVTGGGALRLDLTSRLALRLGVRLRLANDPATSTVRGAGLLLSSALRHPGGR, from the coding sequence ATGGGCACGACGCAGAAGGCGGTTCACGGACTCGCCCTGGACATCGGCAGCTCCCGTACCCGGGTGTGGGCGCCCGGGGCGGGCGTCGTCGCGGACGTGCCCAGCGGACCGGTCCGGCGCGGGCGGGTCACCGACGCGACCCCGCACCGGCACCTCCTCCGCGAGGTCGTCGACTCGGCGTTCGGGGGGCTGGACGACGCCGTCGTGATGCTCTGCCACCCGGTCCTCGCCGGCCCTGCGGAGCGCGAGGAGACCCGTCGGATGGTGGCCGGTCTCGGTGCCGCGCGGGTCGTCTCGGTGAACAGCGCCCGTGCCGCGGCGGCCTACGCCGGCCCCTCGGGCGGCGGCCCGCTGCTCGTGGTCGACCTGGGGGCGGAGCTCACCGAGGTCACCCTCCTGGTCGACGGCATGGTCCAGGACGCCCGGCTGGCCGAGGTGGGCCTCGACGACCTCGCGGAGGCCGGCGGCTCGGCGGACGCCGTGGTGCGCGCGGCCGCGGAGATGGTGCGGGAACTGTGGTGGCGGGACTCCACGGGCGCGGTCCGCGGTGCGCTGGGCCGCGGCGTCCTCGTCACCGGCGGCGGCGCGCTGCGCCTCGACCTGACGAGCCGCCTCGCACTGCGCCTCGGCGTCCGGCTGCGCCTGGCGAACGACCCGGCCACGAGCACCGTGCGGGGCGCGGGCCTACTGCTCTCCTCTGCCCTGCGGCACCCGGGCGGCCGCTGA
- a CDS encoding SHOCT domain-containing protein, translated as MDDYPLLNLFWTMLWFFLWIMWLFLLFKVITDIFRDHELGGWGKAGWLILCILLPYVGVLIYVIARGKGMGKRDIKQAQDSEAAFQDYIRKTAGTSPGGGSGSSVDELARLSELKDKGAITHEEFEKAKAKVLS; from the coding sequence ATGGACGACTACCCTCTGCTCAACCTCTTCTGGACCATGCTCTGGTTCTTCCTCTGGATCATGTGGCTCTTCCTGCTGTTCAAGGTCATCACGGACATCTTCCGCGACCACGAACTCGGCGGCTGGGGCAAGGCGGGCTGGCTGATCCTCTGCATCCTGTTGCCCTACGTGGGCGTGCTGATCTACGTCATCGCACGCGGCAAGGGGATGGGGAAGCGCGACATCAAGCAGGCCCAGGACAGCGAGGCGGCGTTCCAGGACTACATCCGCAAGACCGCGGGAACCTCGCCGGGCGGCGGCTCGGGCAGCAGCGTGGACGAACTCGCCCGCCTGTCGGAGCTGAAGGACAAGGGAGCCATCACGCACGAGGAGTTCGAGAAGGCGAAGGCCAAGGTCCTGTCCTGA
- a CDS encoding RrF2 family transcriptional regulator has product MRLTKFTDLALRAVMRLAVSGRDDTPTTREVADSMAVPYAHMAKVVTRLQHLGVVEARRGRGGGLTLTDLGRRSSVGWLARTLEGEEEVVACDGDPPCPLRTACRLRGALREAQEAFYRTLDPLTVAELVESPTGPVLLALSVSRPAD; this is encoded by the coding sequence GTGCGGTTGACCAAATTCACCGACCTGGCGCTGCGTGCCGTGATGCGTCTGGCGGTCTCCGGGCGGGACGACACCCCCACCACGCGCGAGGTGGCGGACTCCATGGCCGTCCCCTACGCCCACATGGCGAAGGTGGTCACGCGCCTCCAACACCTCGGCGTGGTCGAGGCGCGGCGCGGCCGGGGCGGCGGACTGACGCTCACCGATCTCGGCCGACGGTCCTCGGTGGGCTGGCTGGCCCGAACGCTGGAGGGCGAGGAGGAGGTCGTCGCCTGCGACGGCGATCCACCGTGCCCGCTGCGTACGGCGTGCCGGCTGCGCGGCGCGCTGCGCGAGGCACAGGAGGCGTTCTACCGCACCCTCGACCCCCTCACCGTCGCGGAGCTGGTCGAGTCCCCCACCGGACCGGTGCTCCTCGCCCTGTCCGTGAGCCGCCCCGCCGACTGA
- a CDS encoding roadblock/LC7 domain-containing protein: MALDRGLDWLLDDLTGRVESIQHALVLSNDGLVTGASSGLAREDAEHLAAVSSGLHSLARGSGRHFKAGRPRQTMVEFDEALLFVTAAGDGSCLSVLSAAEADVGQVAYEMTLLVNRVGEHLGVAARQPGGEVIHRPSEG; encoded by the coding sequence AGGACTCGACTGGCTTCTCGACGACCTGACCGGTCGGGTCGAATCCATACAGCACGCGCTGGTGTTGTCGAACGACGGCCTGGTCACCGGGGCGAGCAGCGGACTGGCACGGGAGGACGCGGAACACCTCGCCGCGGTCTCCTCCGGTCTGCACAGCCTCGCCCGCGGCTCCGGCCGGCACTTCAAGGCCGGCCGGCCACGGCAGACCATGGTCGAGTTCGACGAGGCACTGCTCTTCGTGACGGCGGCCGGCGACGGCAGCTGCCTGAGCGTGCTGAGCGCCGCCGAGGCCGACGTCGGCCAGGTCGCCTACGAGATGACGCTGCTGGTGAACCGGGTGGGCGAGCACCTGGGCGTGGCGGCGCGGCAGCCCGGCGGCGAGGTTATCCACAGGCCGAGCGAAGGATAG
- a CDS encoding polysaccharide deacetylase family protein produces MFRTTSGRRRGPAVALLAAASLVLTLAGCSADTVTPGDARGGAAAGLKGAAPAGGVDCDKVKCIALTFDAGPGKDTPHLLDVLKEKKVHATFFLLGKKHVERYPQVVKRISDEGHEVANHTWSHEILTDLDASEVREELSRTQDAIAKITGRKPTLMRPPQGRTDDTVAEVSRELGLAQILWSITAKDYSTTDSALIRKRVLEQAHRDGIILLHDIYDGTVPAVPGIIDELKRQGYTFVTVPELLAPGKAEPGAVYRPEKDD; encoded by the coding sequence ATGTTCCGAACCACGTCGGGCCGTCGCCGGGGGCCGGCTGTCGCCCTCCTTGCCGCGGCCTCGCTGGTCCTCACCCTCGCCGGCTGCTCCGCCGACACGGTCACTCCCGGTGACGCGCGCGGCGGAGCAGCGGCGGGCCTCAAGGGTGCGGCGCCGGCCGGCGGTGTGGACTGCGACAAGGTCAAGTGCATCGCGCTGACCTTCGACGCCGGGCCGGGCAAGGACACGCCCCACCTTCTCGACGTGCTCAAGGAGAAGAAGGTCCACGCGACCTTCTTCCTTCTCGGCAAGAAGCACGTGGAGCGTTACCCCCAGGTCGTCAAGCGGATCTCGGACGAGGGTCACGAGGTCGCCAACCACACCTGGTCCCACGAGATCCTCACCGACCTGGACGCCTCCGAGGTCCGTGAGGAGCTCTCGCGCACGCAGGACGCGATAGCGAAGATCACCGGCCGCAAGCCGACCCTCATGCGCCCGCCGCAGGGCCGCACCGACGACACCGTCGCCGAGGTGAGCCGCGAACTCGGTCTCGCCCAGATCCTGTGGAGCATCACGGCCAAGGACTACTCCACCACCGATTCCGCGCTCATCCGCAAGCGCGTGCTGGAGCAGGCGCACCGGGACGGGATCATCCTGCTCCACGACATATACGACGGCACCGTCCCCGCCGTGCCGGGGATCATCGACGAGTTGAAGCGCCAGGGCTACACCTTCGTGACCGTGCCCGAGCTGCTCGCCCCGGGGAAGGCCGAGCCCGGCGCCGTCTACCGCCCCGAGAAGGACGACTGA
- a CDS encoding DUF6397 family protein, with amino-acid sequence MTTQDRTTPQVRTTTQDRTTSQHLRTTTQGNGSQAVTPGRAAEELGLRRDEFQLAVQLGIVRTVSAATGSASAAGPDGPGAGARRRVHRSEIERLRAAPDFPEGLRERVRVVGATEGARLLEVTRDRFTRLARTGHFSPLRFYVNRYRAVVWLYPAAELAEFALNHPGLLSGRLPLDVRSREDGHEDWRPRNWRARRLGSLLRASRDPWVRTAAIASLLDPLQVAEVVDDPYERAYLDRLRPEPPAWRPTGPTARERADRLMLADDPDEILWHRMSLALALDEARADRPAPLPDGRGAPRVAVVRRESEPAREDARSAAAATGSPGPVRPAGVARPPGRRMRRGLLDRLRRRREVGRG; translated from the coding sequence ATGACCACGCAGGACCGCACGACACCGCAGGTACGCACCACCACGCAGGACCGCACGACATCACAGCACCTACGCACCACCACGCAGGGGAACGGCTCGCAGGCGGTGACGCCGGGGCGGGCGGCGGAAGAGCTGGGACTGCGGCGCGACGAGTTTCAGCTCGCCGTCCAACTGGGCATCGTCCGGACGGTGTCGGCGGCGACGGGCTCCGCGTCCGCCGCCGGCCCGGACGGGCCAGGCGCCGGTGCGCGCCGACGCGTGCACCGGAGCGAGATCGAACGCCTCAGAGCAGCCCCGGACTTCCCCGAAGGGCTGCGCGAACGGGTCCGCGTCGTCGGCGCCACGGAGGGCGCCCGACTCCTCGAAGTCACCCGGGACCGCTTCACCCGACTCGCCAGGACCGGGCACTTCAGCCCCCTCCGGTTCTACGTCAACCGCTACCGGGCGGTCGTCTGGCTCTACCCGGCCGCGGAACTCGCCGAGTTCGCCCTGAACCACCCCGGGCTCCTGAGCGGCCGCCTCCCGCTCGACGTGCGCTCCAGGGAGGACGGTCACGAGGACTGGCGGCCGCGTAACTGGCGTGCCCGGCGGCTCGGTTCGCTGCTGCGGGCGAGCAGGGACCCCTGGGTGCGGACGGCCGCGATCGCCTCGCTGCTCGACCCGCTCCAGGTGGCCGAGGTCGTCGACGACCCCTACGAGCGCGCCTATCTGGACCGCCTCCGCCCGGAGCCGCCCGCGTGGCGCCCCACGGGCCCGACCGCCCGTGAGAGGGCCGACCGCCTGATGCTCGCCGACGACCCGGACGAGATCCTCTGGCACCGGATGAGCCTCGCCCTCGCCCTGGACGAGGCCCGCGCCGACCGCCCGGCCCCACTCCCGGACGGACGCGGGGCACCACGCGTCGCCGTCGTACGGCGGGAGTCGGAGCCCGCGCGCGAGGATGCCCGGAGCGCCGCCGCCGCGACCGGGTCTCCCGGTCCGGTACGTCCGGCGGGCGTCGCCCGGCCGCCGGGGAGGCGCATGCGACGCGGCCTGCTCGACCGGCTGCGCCGGCGCAGGGAGGTGGGGCGCGGCTAG
- a CDS encoding DUF4097 family beta strand repeat-containing protein — translation MTRTSRTASVSLTVTLAAGLLLTGCSFDDGPKKTASADATVTEAITAVDVSDARSGSIEVTPGTGPGVTVRRTVHYRGDTVPEPAQRVSGGVLTLTNGTCSDSCSVDYRLEVPASAKVTLDSSSGDITVAGVAAAEIETSSGSVRADRIAGPLKISTSSGPITAENLGAPSVDAHSDSGDVRLVFPKAPNSVAVETTSGDATVQVPPAPYRVDIDTSSGSREITVPTDPAAPSHLSVKTTSGDVRISRL, via the coding sequence ATGACCAGGACCTCGCGCACCGCTTCCGTCTCCCTCACCGTCACTCTGGCCGCCGGACTGCTCCTGACCGGCTGCTCGTTCGACGACGGCCCGAAGAAGACGGCGAGCGCCGACGCCACGGTCACCGAGGCCATCACCGCGGTCGACGTCTCGGACGCCCGAAGCGGCTCCATCGAAGTCACCCCGGGCACGGGGCCGGGCGTCACGGTCCGCCGTACCGTCCACTACCGCGGCGACACCGTGCCGGAGCCCGCCCAGCGGGTCTCCGGCGGCGTACTGACCCTCACCAACGGCACCTGCTCCGACAGTTGCTCGGTCGACTACCGGCTGGAGGTGCCGGCCTCCGCCAAGGTCACGCTCGACAGCAGCAGCGGGGACATCACGGTGGCGGGGGTCGCGGCGGCCGAGATCGAGACCTCCTCCGGCTCGGTCAGGGCCGACCGGATCGCCGGCCCGCTGAAGATCAGTACCTCCTCGGGCCCGATCACCGCCGAGAACCTGGGCGCCCCTAGCGTGGACGCCCACTCCGACTCGGGCGACGTCCGCCTGGTCTTCCCGAAGGCTCCGAACTCGGTCGCCGTGGAGACCACCTCGGGCGATGCCACGGTGCAGGTCCCCCCGGCCCCGTACCGGGTCGACATCGACACCTCCTCCGGCTCGCGAGAGATCACCGTCCCCACGGACCCGGCCGCTCCCTCGCACCTCTCGGTGAAGACGACGTCGGGCGACGTCCGCATATCCCGGCTCTGA
- a CDS encoding ATP-dependent DNA ligase codes for MLLARVAEVSGEVAATSARSRKIGLLAELFAEAVPEESPLVIAYLSGRLPQGRIGVGWSVLKHVVPPAVGPAERPTLTLTGTDAVMAELAGVSGAGAQARRAELVHGLMEAATLAEQEFLVRLLSGEVRQGALDAIALEGVARAAGVPPEELRRAVMLEGSLPRVARAVLAEGAAVLGTFTLRVGSPVQPMLAHTAASVTEAVAALGPCVVEEKLDGIRIQVHRLGDEIRVFTRSLDDITDRLPEVVAVALETRGDGLVLDGEVIAVDPASGRPMPFQDIASRVGSRLDVVGARAGLPLSPVFFDVLAADGRVLVDLPGEERHEVLARLLPEPLRVRRSVVARPGEPGAAEAAERFFRDTLARGHEGVLVKALDAPYVAGRRGRSWLKVKPVHTLDLVVLAAEWGHGRRTGLLSNLHLGARAADGTFVMLGKTFKGLTDEMLRLQTERLRELAVSDDGFTVRVRPEFVVEVAYDGLQRSTRYPAGVTLRFARVLRHRPDKSAAGADTVERVLAGD; via the coding sequence ATGTTGCTGGCCCGGGTCGCGGAGGTGTCGGGAGAGGTCGCGGCCACCTCGGCGCGGTCGCGGAAGATCGGCCTGCTGGCCGAGCTGTTCGCGGAGGCCGTGCCCGAGGAGAGCCCGCTGGTCATCGCCTATCTCTCCGGGCGGCTTCCCCAGGGGCGGATCGGGGTCGGCTGGAGCGTGCTCAAGCACGTCGTCCCGCCGGCCGTCGGGCCCGCCGAGCGGCCGACGCTGACCCTCACCGGCACGGACGCGGTCATGGCGGAGCTCGCCGGGGTCTCCGGCGCGGGAGCACAGGCCCGGCGGGCCGAGCTCGTGCACGGGCTGATGGAGGCCGCGACCCTCGCGGAGCAGGAGTTCCTGGTCCGGCTGCTGTCCGGGGAGGTGCGCCAGGGCGCCCTGGACGCCATCGCCCTGGAAGGGGTCGCCCGAGCCGCCGGGGTGCCGCCGGAGGAACTGCGCCGGGCCGTCATGCTCGAAGGGTCGCTGCCGCGGGTCGCGAGGGCCGTGCTCGCCGAGGGCGCCGCCGTGCTCGGCACGTTCACGCTGCGGGTCGGCAGCCCGGTGCAGCCGATGCTCGCCCACACCGCCGCCAGCGTGACGGAGGCCGTCGCCGCGCTGGGGCCCTGCGTGGTGGAGGAGAAGCTGGACGGCATCCGGATCCAGGTCCACCGCCTCGGCGACGAAATCCGCGTGTTCACCCGCTCCCTCGACGACATCACCGACCGGCTCCCCGAGGTCGTGGCCGTCGCCCTGGAGACGCGCGGCGACGGGTTGGTCCTCGACGGCGAGGTCATCGCGGTCGACCCCGCGAGCGGGCGGCCGATGCCGTTCCAGGACATCGCCTCCCGGGTCGGCTCCCGCCTCGACGTCGTCGGCGCGCGGGCCGGGCTGCCGCTGTCGCCCGTCTTCTTCGACGTGCTCGCGGCGGACGGCCGGGTGCTCGTCGACCTGCCGGGGGAGGAGCGCCACGAGGTGCTCGCCCGGCTGCTGCCCGAACCGCTGCGGGTGCGCCGCAGTGTCGTCGCCCGCCCCGGGGAGCCCGGCGCGGCCGAGGCGGCCGAGCGGTTCTTCCGGGACACGCTCGCCCGGGGCCACGAGGGCGTGCTGGTGAAGGCGCTCGACGCGCCCTACGTCGCTGGGCGCCGGGGACGCAGCTGGCTGAAGGTGAAGCCCGTGCACACCCTGGACCTGGTCGTGCTCGCCGCCGAGTGGGGCCACGGGCGGCGGACGGGGCTGCTGTCCAACCTGCACCTGGGGGCACGGGCCGCCGACGGCACCTTCGTCATGTTGGGGAAGACCTTCAAGGGACTGACGGACGAGATGCTCCGCCTGCAGACCGAGAGGCTCCGCGAACTGGCCGTGTCCGACGACGGTTTCACCGTGCGGGTGCGGCCCGAGTTCGTCGTGGAGGTCGCCTACGACGGGCTCCAGCGTTCGACCCGCTACCCGGCCGGGGTGACCCTGCGCTTCGCCAGGGTGCTGCGCCACCGCCCCGACAAGAGCGCCGCCGGGGCCGACACCGTCGAGCGGGTCCTCGCGGGCGACTGA
- a CDS encoding DUF6328 family protein, with amino-acid sequence MAGTPEGRTGPTGATGPAEPDRHDDGLIRGRHETPEERADRRWGELMQEIRVVQTGVQIFFGFLLTVVFTPRFAELPDTDRTIYVVTISLSAAAIGALIGPVSFHRMLAGRRLKPRVVAWTSRLILIGLVLLLATLTAALLLVLRVATGGVYVPWLVGSLFVWYVLCWFVLPLWVRGRHPSDDD; translated from the coding sequence GTGGCCGGAACACCGGAGGGACGCACGGGGCCCACGGGAGCGACCGGGCCTGCGGAACCGGACCGGCACGACGACGGGCTGATCCGCGGGCGCCACGAGACGCCGGAGGAGCGGGCCGACCGGCGCTGGGGCGAGCTGATGCAGGAGATCCGGGTCGTCCAGACGGGCGTGCAGATCTTCTTCGGCTTCCTCCTCACCGTCGTGTTCACGCCCCGCTTCGCGGAGCTTCCCGACACCGACCGGACGATCTACGTGGTCACCATCTCGCTCTCCGCCGCCGCCATCGGCGCGCTGATCGGACCGGTCTCCTTCCACCGGATGCTCGCCGGCCGGCGCCTCAAGCCCCGGGTGGTGGCCTGGACTTCCCGGCTGATCCTCATCGGGCTGGTGCTGCTCCTCGCGACCCTCACCGCGGCCCTGTTGCTGGTGCTCCGGGTGGCGACCGGGGGCGTCTACGTGCCCTGGCTCGTCGGGAGCCTGTTCGTCTGGTACGTGCTGTGCTGGTTCGTCCTGCCGCTCTGGGTGCGCGGCCGTCACCCGTCGGACGACGACTGA
- a CDS encoding globin domain-containing protein, producing MLSEQATPVVRATLPVVGGALDEITERFYAGLFAAHPELLRDLFNRGNQATGDQRKALAGSIAAFAGALLAQPEARPDVMLSRIAHKHASLGVTSAQYKVVHEHLFAAIVSVLGDAVTPEVARAWDEVYWLMANALIAIEARLYQEQGVAEGQVWQPMEVAERRTETPDTVSLVLRHVDGRPTGGFRPGQYVSVQVTLPDGARQIRQYSLSAAPGRPEWRITVKRVEGDPAGEVSSWLHAHAGVGGRVTVSAPFGDLVLPEGDGPLLLASAGIGSTPMLAMLDHLVTTGSQRRVTVVHADRTPGSHAHRAELRRLVDALPQGSLHLWYEEPGTEAAGRGRAEVSTLDLPEDVTAYLCGPLPFMRAVRGDLLARGIAPAAVHYEVFGPDLWLGTEA from the coding sequence ATGCTGTCCGAGCAGGCCACCCCGGTCGTCCGAGCCACCCTCCCCGTCGTCGGCGGAGCGCTCGACGAGATCACCGAACGGTTCTACGCGGGGCTGTTCGCCGCCCACCCCGAGCTGCTGCGGGACCTCTTCAACCGCGGCAACCAGGCCACCGGCGACCAGCGCAAGGCCCTGGCCGGCTCCATAGCCGCCTTCGCCGGCGCCCTGCTCGCGCAGCCCGAGGCCCGCCCGGACGTGATGCTCTCCCGGATCGCCCACAAGCACGCCTCGCTCGGCGTCACCTCCGCGCAGTACAAGGTGGTCCACGAGCACCTCTTCGCCGCCATCGTGTCCGTGCTCGGCGACGCCGTGACCCCCGAGGTCGCCCGCGCCTGGGACGAGGTGTACTGGCTGATGGCCAACGCCCTCATCGCCATCGAGGCCCGCCTCTACCAGGAGCAGGGCGTCGCGGAGGGCCAGGTGTGGCAGCCGATGGAGGTCGCGGAGCGCCGCACCGAGACCCCCGACACCGTCTCCCTCGTGCTGCGCCATGTCGACGGGCGCCCCACCGGCGGCTTCCGGCCCGGCCAGTACGTCAGCGTCCAGGTCACGCTCCCGGACGGCGCCCGGCAGATCCGCCAGTACAGCCTCTCCGCCGCGCCCGGCCGACCCGAATGGCGGATCACCGTCAAGCGCGTCGAGGGCGACCCGGCCGGCGAGGTCTCGTCCTGGCTGCACGCGCACGCCGGCGTCGGCGGCCGGGTCACCGTGTCGGCCCCGTTCGGCGACCTCGTCCTGCCCGAGGGCGACGGACCGCTACTGCTGGCCTCTGCCGGCATCGGCTCGACGCCCATGCTGGCGATGCTCGACCACCTCGTGACCACCGGTTCGCAGCGCCGCGTGACCGTGGTCCACGCCGACCGCACGCCCGGGAGCCACGCGCACCGCGCGGAGCTGCGCCGCCTCGTCGACGCGCTGCCGCAGGGCTCGCTGCACCTCTGGTACGAGGAGCCGGGCACCGAAGCGGCGGGGCGGGGCCGGGCCGAGGTCTCGACCCTGGACCTGCCGGAGGACGTCACGGCGTACCTCTGCGGCCCGCTGCCCTTCATGCGCGCCGTGCGCGGCGATCTCCTCGCCCGCGGCATCGCCCCGGCGGCCGTGCACTACGAGGTGTTCGGGCCCGACCTGTGGCTGGGCACCGAGGCCTGA
- a CDS encoding sulfurtransferase, with the protein MDAARSLTLTPPGPLVGADWLAARLGAPGLVVFDASVGAHRGAERRIPGARPFDLDGALSDHAAPAPHTMPGAAAFAEAMRALGVDDTATVVAYDGAGIYSSARAWWMLRAMGFDRVAVLDGGLPAWLAAGQPVEEHGPAYEGPRGSFTARPRAGLLVDGATVSAALADPAAAVLDARTRGRFAGTAPEPRPGLRGGHMPGAFNLPFGELQRPDGLMRPAAELRAAFEGLVGERERLYFSCGSGVTACVLALGAELAGYEDLAVYDGSWSEWGVPSPDRPVTVEV; encoded by the coding sequence ATGGACGCAGCCCGATCGCTCACGCTCACGCCGCCCGGGCCGCTGGTCGGTGCCGACTGGCTCGCGGCGCGCCTGGGAGCACCCGGGCTGGTCGTCTTCGACGCCTCCGTCGGCGCCCACCGCGGCGCGGAGCGCAGGATTCCGGGTGCCCGCCCCTTCGACCTCGACGGCGCGCTGTCCGACCACGCCGCCCCCGCCCCGCACACCATGCCCGGCGCCGCCGCGTTCGCCGAGGCGATGCGCGCCCTCGGCGTCGACGACACCGCCACGGTGGTCGCGTACGACGGGGCCGGCATCTACTCCAGCGCCCGCGCCTGGTGGATGCTGCGCGCCATGGGCTTCGACCGGGTCGCCGTCCTCGACGGCGGGCTGCCCGCGTGGCTCGCCGCCGGGCAGCCGGTGGAGGAGCACGGGCCGGCGTACGAGGGCCCGCGCGGGTCCTTCACGGCCCGTCCGCGGGCCGGGCTGCTGGTGGACGGCGCCACCGTCTCGGCGGCCCTGGCCGACCCGGCCGCCGCCGTGCTCGATGCCCGTACCCGCGGACGCTTCGCCGGTACCGCCCCCGAGCCCCGCCCCGGTCTGCGCGGCGGCCACATGCCGGGCGCGTTCAACCTTCCCTTCGGGGAACTCCAGCGCCCCGACGGCCTGATGCGGCCCGCCGCCGAGCTCCGCGCGGCGTTCGAGGGGCTGGTGGGGGAGCGGGAGCGGCTGTACTTCAGCTGCGGCTCCGGGGTCACGGCCTGTGTGCTCGCGCTGGGCGCCGAACTGGCCGGGTACGAGGACCTCGCGGTGTACGACGGCTCCTGGAGCGAGTGGGGCGTGCCGTCGCCGGACAGGCCGGTCACCGTGGAGGTGTAG